In Desulfopila inferna, a single window of DNA contains:
- a CDS encoding LutC/YkgG family protein: protein MDEKGVFLADIRTALGYTKEETRDMEQCPAVFADVDDSLILDRIQYRTHVEKQALLQILQDNGEQLRLEVHPVSSLDAAAETIVAIIKSTKPEFSTARQIIQHDHPDLIELGLWKRMAGEAVHVHTAYSNDSEVREKSVESFIGITVPRWAVAESATVVQITGPGRPRSTSLLPSVHIALIRLEHVLADLTEVYALLGDEPPKESFVFITGSSKTADIEAHMVHGAHGPRQTHLVVIDELMVQKTTPLKGSGIFASAEI, encoded by the coding sequence ATGGATGAGAAAGGCGTTTTCCTCGCAGATATCAGAACGGCGCTTGGCTATACCAAAGAAGAGACCAGGGACATGGAGCAGTGTCCGGCAGTGTTTGCCGATGTCGACGATTCACTGATTCTCGATAGAATACAGTATCGGACTCATGTTGAAAAACAGGCGCTTTTGCAGATCCTCCAGGATAACGGTGAACAGCTTCGGCTTGAGGTTCATCCGGTCTCTTCGCTTGACGCCGCTGCTGAGACGATCGTGGCAATTATCAAGTCAACCAAACCGGAATTCAGCACCGCCAGGCAGATCATCCAGCACGATCATCCCGATCTCATAGAACTCGGGCTCTGGAAAAGAATGGCCGGTGAGGCCGTCCATGTCCACACCGCATATTCAAACGATAGTGAAGTGCGTGAAAAGTCAGTTGAATCCTTTATCGGTATAACGGTACCCAGATGGGCGGTGGCGGAATCCGCAACCGTAGTACAGATCACCGGACCCGGCAGGCCGCGATCCACATCATTGCTGCCTTCCGTGCATATCGCTCTCATCCGTCTGGAGCATGTACTCGCCGATTTGACCGAAGTATACGCCCTCTTGGGAGATGAGCCGCCAAAGGAGTCTTTTGTCTTTATTACCGGTTCATCCAAGACCGCGGACATCGAGGCCCATATGGTTCACGGCGCCCACGGTCCGCGGCAGACCCATCTTGTGGTGATTGATGAGCTGATGGTCCAAAAAACCACCCCTCTCAAAGGCAGCGGAATTTTTGCCTCGGCTGAGATTTAA